Proteins from one Desulfonema limicola genomic window:
- a CDS encoding PAS domain S-box protein — translation MKRLKLVTKLNLCFVINLVLPMIIAAYFAISYINGKICSEAVKSIDSDSKISEIIYQSGISEISTLAGTYAQKNALTTLLFFDLGKKIGTDLALSARKNNIDMITVVDNDYNVLVRSHSPDKICKRISFGNDKKEQLSARKKYIDQAFFGISSAGTEIMTAKDLVEEGFSIQNLKADKSGNLLVITGAAPIYDRNESITGVIIIRRILNNNVEILQKISNTIHAHVAVFEHTNPSVSVCAENVPGNNDKLCPPLPQTLQNVLKLNNEIHEVDITNTGNITKYFPLRDFSENPIGVFMIQKSISPYLYTYNTAILIIISIFLVIFIHNFCMKQILVKNFLDPLKRLGEKFKSVDVEDKLQELKVSSQREIGTLTEAFNEMIYRLKESRALLKQNEDLLMSLLSSTNNGIHLIKDRRFVWCNRATRQIFGWTEDELIGRTTEILYPNYSEYLRFGEYIYERQHPDGIITFEYDNFKHKDGSSITCFFQGRALDENDSSKGYVFSITDITKLKKAEAHIRELNREMFRAQENERKRIALDLHDHVAQELSFLTMQCGRNKGKNNRNCEINNCKGCKTVLKKAVNTVRNIAYDLRPSNLDDFGIADSLKQLCMDYSESHKVTVNYKPFGMENLNVDSDTGIHFYRLVQEAMTNVVKHAQATDISVKLVYSYPKIILRICDNGKGFDVNTRMEEVLNDKRMGIRSMKERVKLLDGHMTLCSKPGIGTKIVIKVMYMENKNEN, via the coding sequence ATGAAAAGACTGAAGCTTGTTACAAAATTAAATCTTTGCTTTGTTATTAATCTTGTATTGCCTATGATTATAGCAGCTTATTTTGCCATATCCTATATTAACGGTAAAATTTGCAGCGAAGCTGTTAAATCAATTGATTCCGACTCGAAAATATCTGAAATTATTTACCAGAGCGGAATTTCTGAAATAAGTACTCTTGCCGGAACATATGCCCAGAAAAATGCTCTGACAACCCTTCTCTTTTTTGATCTCGGTAAAAAAATTGGAACAGATCTGGCATTGAGTGCCCGGAAAAATAATATTGATATGATAACAGTCGTAGATAACGATTATAATGTGCTTGTACGTTCTCATTCCCCGGATAAAATCTGTAAACGGATTTCATTTGGGAATGATAAAAAAGAACAACTGTCTGCAAGAAAAAAATATATAGATCAGGCATTTTTCGGCATTTCATCTGCCGGAACCGAAATAATGACTGCAAAAGACCTGGTTGAGGAAGGATTTTCTATTCAAAATCTTAAAGCAGATAAGTCCGGAAACTTACTCGTCATTACAGGTGCAGCCCCCATATATGACAGAAATGAATCCATAACAGGTGTAATAATCATTCGAAGAATTCTGAACAACAACGTAGAGATTTTGCAGAAAATAAGCAATACAATTCATGCTCATGTGGCTGTTTTCGAGCATACCAATCCGTCAGTATCAGTATGTGCAGAAAATGTGCCGGGAAATAATGATAAACTCTGTCCTCCTCTGCCGCAAACTCTTCAGAATGTTTTGAAGCTGAATAATGAAATCCATGAAGTAGATATTACAAATACCGGAAATATTACAAAATATTTTCCTTTGAGAGATTTCAGTGAAAACCCCATAGGGGTTTTTATGATTCAAAAAAGTATAAGTCCTTATTTATATACATATAATACAGCTATATTAATTATAATCTCAATTTTTCTCGTCATATTTATCCATAACTTCTGCATGAAACAGATCCTTGTTAAAAATTTTCTTGATCCTCTGAAAAGGCTTGGCGAAAAATTCAAATCAGTTGATGTTGAGGATAAATTACAAGAGCTTAAGGTATCTTCCCAGAGAGAAATCGGAACACTAACAGAAGCCTTCAATGAAATGATATACAGATTAAAAGAATCACGGGCATTGTTGAAACAAAATGAAGATTTGCTGATGAGTCTTTTAAGCAGTACAAATAATGGAATACATCTTATTAAAGATCGAAGATTTGTCTGGTGTAACAGGGCCACAAGGCAGATATTTGGCTGGACAGAGGATGAACTGATCGGCAGGACAACGGAAATTCTTTATCCCAATTACAGCGAATATTTAAGATTCGGTGAGTACATTTATGAAAGGCAGCACCCGGACGGGATAATAACCTTTGAATATGATAATTTCAAGCATAAGGACGGCAGCAGTATTACCTGTTTTTTTCAGGGTAGAGCACTTGATGAAAATGACAGTTCAAAAGGATATGTATTTTCAATTACAGACATTACAAAACTGAAAAAAGCTGAAGCACATATAAGGGAACTTAACAGGGAGATGTTTCGGGCCCAGGAAAATGAAAGAAAGCGAATTGCCCTTGATCTCCATGACCATGTTGCCCAGGAATTGTCTTTCCTGACAATGCAGTGTGGCCGGAATAAAGGTAAAAATAACAGGAACTGCGAAATCAATAACTGCAAAGGATGCAAGACTGTTCTTAAAAAAGCAGTAAATACGGTTCGTAATATTGCATATGATCTCCGTCCTTCAAATCTTGACGATTTCGGCATTGCTGATTCTCTCAAACAATTATGCATGGATTATTCTGAATCACATAAGGTTACAGTTAATTATAAACCCTTTGGAATGGAGAATCTGAACGTAGATTCAGATACAGGTATTCATTTTTACAGACTGGTTCAGGAAGCAATGACAAATGTTGTCAAACATGCTCAAGCAACTGATATATCAGTCAAGCTTGTATATTCATACCCGAAAATTATCCTCCGCATCTGTGATAATGGAAAAGGATTTGATGTCAACACTCGCATGGAAGAAGTTCTAAATGATAAACGGATGGGAATAAGAAGCATGAAGGAAAGGGTTAAGCTTTTAGACGGGCATATGACCCTTTGCTCAAAACCTGGTATAGGAACTAAAATTGTTATTAAAGTAATGTATATGGAAAACAAAAATGAAAACTAA